The following proteins are co-located in the Silene latifolia isolate original U9 population chromosome 1, ASM4854445v1, whole genome shotgun sequence genome:
- the LOC141646508 gene encoding uncharacterized protein LOC141646508, with translation MGSTFSVPSVLKSPLSYFTGDGDDGESVDWTESESAYVLRVSVPLLKKGDLVNATVVQCEGHVMKLSISGKITCSGKKFSKLVKLPENGGLFHQAYVIVHDSCVVVTIPKAEEV, from the coding sequence ATGGGGTCCACATTTTCCGTACCATCAGTTCTAAAATCACCCTTATCATACTTCACCGGCGATGGAGACGACGGAGAGTCAGTTGACTGGACGGAGTCTGAGTCGGCGTATGTGCTTCGGGTTTCGGTTCCATTGCTGAAGAAGGGTGATCTCGTCAATGCCACGGTGGTTCAATGTGAGGGTCACGTGATGAAGCTGAGCATCTCCGGGAAGATCACGTGCTCAGGGAAGAAGTTCAGTAAGTTGGTTAAGCTTCCGGAAAATGGTGGGCTGTTTCATCAGGCTTATGTCATTGTTCATGATTCTTGTGTTGTTGTCACCATTCCCAAGGCTGAAGAAGTTTAA
- the LOC141605331 gene encoding serine/threonine-protein phosphatase 7 long form homolog isoform X1, which translates to MKWMRFRGLPLLVVCAMQRAITSDHVQEINLGGQMEPGPVDDSILKLQENHRSSVIWEGEDLPPLKCRNHLYSKSKFTVDPAVENFISGTQFHGIHRLAYVVARPDMITALVERWRQETHTFHLTVGEATITLQDVNVLLGLKVGGLPITGKSDYFWPELLEHHLGIRPPPTAFKGKTLKLSWLRAHFQGLPQDATQQHLHAHVKAYLLYLIGTVLFPDKSGNRVQLIYFPLLTNLERLNEYSWGSGTLAYLYRNLCTACTRGAIEIGGCLVLMQLWAWERISIGRPTIMKSTVEEQAGVEYPLGSQVVEGVDPLGCRWLRIHRAYRDHLIGLIQCRHALDTMTDTMFTWEPYPTEVLSLLPAICTEDPTEWIVNAPLICFEAVEWHFPNRVVRQFGWHPTIPPMCKTSKKLHKIDRRGTANDYEDLHKESIVKWNNRKSRLTPRGVPYNGYLDYNDAYLQWYRAITRLVVSNLSTETQSKDLYEKKHNFYPNAADNMLLAEGHLYNYRHATTMLGNMPEDVPLSHLGMLREMQTMSLECLQRTGHGNLVPPIETDHPSPQRQPPPRYHLRHLEHRLTPIREEETPTGSSSRPKKTRSRLG; encoded by the exons ATGAAATGGATGAGGTTTCGAGGTCTCCCGTTACTTGTAGTTTGTGCAATGCAGAGGGCCATAACAAGCGATCATGTGCAAGAAATAAATCTAGGGG GTCAAATGGAGCCGGGTCCAGTAGATGATAGCATTCTGAAATTGCAAGAGAACCATAGAAGCTCGGTTATTTGGGAAGGAGAG gaTCTCCCGCCGCTAAAATGTAGAAATCATCTATATTCCAAATCTAAATTCACCGTAGACCCAGCTGTTGAGAATTTCATTAGTGGAACCCAGTTTCATGGTATTCATAGGTTAGCTTATGTTGTAGCTCGTCCTGATATGATAACCGCATTAGTTGAGCGTTGGAGACAAGAAACTCACACCTTTCATTTAACGGTCGGAGAAGCCACCATCACTTTGCAAGATGTTAATGTGTTGTTGGGTCTAAAGGTTGGGGGATTACCTATAACTGGTAAATCTGATTACTTTTGGCCTGAGTTATTGGAGCATCACTTAGGTATTAGACCACCACCTACTGCATTTAAGGGGAAAACTTTGAAACTTTCTTGGTTAAGGGCACATTTTCAAGGCCTACCACAAGATGCAACCCAGCAACATCTTCATGCACATGTGAAAGCTTATTTGTTATATTTGATCGGTACCGTGCTTTTTCCTGATAAAAGTGGCAATAGAGTACAATTAATTTACTTCCCTCTTTTGACAAATTTGGAAAGATTGAATGAATATAGTTGGGGAAGTGGAACACTTGCTTATTTGTATAGAAACTTGTGTACGGCATGTACAAGAGGAGCTATAGAAATTGGTGGTTGTCTTGTTCTAATGCAACTTTGGGCTTGGGAACGTATATCTATTGGTCGACCTACCATCATGAAATCAACTGTAGAGGAGCAAGCCGGGGTCGAATACCCTCTTGGTTCGCAAGTGGTGGAGGGTGTTGACCCACTTGGTTGTAGGTGGCTAAGAATACACCGGGCTTATAGGGATCACTTGATTGGTTTAATTCAATGTAGGCATGCTCTTGATACAATGACCGATACCATGTTCACTTGGGAACCCTACCCTACGGAGGTCCTTTCCCTTCTTCCCGCCATTTGTACCGAAGACCCTACTGAGTGGATTGTAAATGCACCACTCATTTGCTTTGAAGCCGTTGAGTGGCATTTTCCTAATAGGGTCGTTAGGCAATTTGGTTGGCATCCGACCATTCCCCCTATGTGTAAAACATCTAAAAAGTTGCATAAAATTGATCGTCGGGGAACTGCCAATGATTATGAGGACTTGCATAAAGAAAGCATTGTGAAGTGGAATAACCGCAAGAGTAGATTGACCCCGAGAGGTGTCCCTTACAATGGTTACCTTGACTACAATGATGCATACCTACAATGGTATCGTGCCATCACTCGTCTAGTAGTTAGTAACCTCAGTACCGAAACACAATCCAAAGACTTGTATGAGAAGAAACACAATTTCTATCCGAATGCGGCAGACAACATGCTACTT GCGGAGGGTCATCTATACAACTATAGGCATGCTACTACTATGCTTGGCAACATGCCGGAGGATGTTCCACTATCACATTTAGGCATGTTGCGAGAGATGCAGACAATGTCACTCGAATGCTTGCAACGCACGGGACACGGGAATCTAGTCCCACCCATTGAAACCGATCATCCAAGCCCTCAACGCCAACCTCCTCCTAGATATCATTTACGTCACTTGGAGCATAGGCTTACCCCTATCCGTGAGGAGGAGACACCTACCGGTTCAAGTTCAAGACCAAAGAAGACTCGCTCAAGATTAGGCTAA
- the LOC141605331 gene encoding serine/threonine-protein phosphatase 7 long form homolog isoform X2 — protein MEPGPVDDSILKLQENHRSSVIWEGEDLPPLKCRNHLYSKSKFTVDPAVENFISGTQFHGIHRLAYVVARPDMITALVERWRQETHTFHLTVGEATITLQDVNVLLGLKVGGLPITGKSDYFWPELLEHHLGIRPPPTAFKGKTLKLSWLRAHFQGLPQDATQQHLHAHVKAYLLYLIGTVLFPDKSGNRVQLIYFPLLTNLERLNEYSWGSGTLAYLYRNLCTACTRGAIEIGGCLVLMQLWAWERISIGRPTIMKSTVEEQAGVEYPLGSQVVEGVDPLGCRWLRIHRAYRDHLIGLIQCRHALDTMTDTMFTWEPYPTEVLSLLPAICTEDPTEWIVNAPLICFEAVEWHFPNRVVRQFGWHPTIPPMCKTSKKLHKIDRRGTANDYEDLHKESIVKWNNRKSRLTPRGVPYNGYLDYNDAYLQWYRAITRLVVSNLSTETQSKDLYEKKHNFYPNAADNMLLAEGHLYNYRHATTMLGNMPEDVPLSHLGMLREMQTMSLECLQRTGHGNLVPPIETDHPSPQRQPPPRYHLRHLEHRLTPIREEETPTGSSSRPKKTRSRLG, from the exons ATGGAGCCGGGTCCAGTAGATGATAGCATTCTGAAATTGCAAGAGAACCATAGAAGCTCGGTTATTTGGGAAGGAGAG gaTCTCCCGCCGCTAAAATGTAGAAATCATCTATATTCCAAATCTAAATTCACCGTAGACCCAGCTGTTGAGAATTTCATTAGTGGAACCCAGTTTCATGGTATTCATAGGTTAGCTTATGTTGTAGCTCGTCCTGATATGATAACCGCATTAGTTGAGCGTTGGAGACAAGAAACTCACACCTTTCATTTAACGGTCGGAGAAGCCACCATCACTTTGCAAGATGTTAATGTGTTGTTGGGTCTAAAGGTTGGGGGATTACCTATAACTGGTAAATCTGATTACTTTTGGCCTGAGTTATTGGAGCATCACTTAGGTATTAGACCACCACCTACTGCATTTAAGGGGAAAACTTTGAAACTTTCTTGGTTAAGGGCACATTTTCAAGGCCTACCACAAGATGCAACCCAGCAACATCTTCATGCACATGTGAAAGCTTATTTGTTATATTTGATCGGTACCGTGCTTTTTCCTGATAAAAGTGGCAATAGAGTACAATTAATTTACTTCCCTCTTTTGACAAATTTGGAAAGATTGAATGAATATAGTTGGGGAAGTGGAACACTTGCTTATTTGTATAGAAACTTGTGTACGGCATGTACAAGAGGAGCTATAGAAATTGGTGGTTGTCTTGTTCTAATGCAACTTTGGGCTTGGGAACGTATATCTATTGGTCGACCTACCATCATGAAATCAACTGTAGAGGAGCAAGCCGGGGTCGAATACCCTCTTGGTTCGCAAGTGGTGGAGGGTGTTGACCCACTTGGTTGTAGGTGGCTAAGAATACACCGGGCTTATAGGGATCACTTGATTGGTTTAATTCAATGTAGGCATGCTCTTGATACAATGACCGATACCATGTTCACTTGGGAACCCTACCCTACGGAGGTCCTTTCCCTTCTTCCCGCCATTTGTACCGAAGACCCTACTGAGTGGATTGTAAATGCACCACTCATTTGCTTTGAAGCCGTTGAGTGGCATTTTCCTAATAGGGTCGTTAGGCAATTTGGTTGGCATCCGACCATTCCCCCTATGTGTAAAACATCTAAAAAGTTGCATAAAATTGATCGTCGGGGAACTGCCAATGATTATGAGGACTTGCATAAAGAAAGCATTGTGAAGTGGAATAACCGCAAGAGTAGATTGACCCCGAGAGGTGTCCCTTACAATGGTTACCTTGACTACAATGATGCATACCTACAATGGTATCGTGCCATCACTCGTCTAGTAGTTAGTAACCTCAGTACCGAAACACAATCCAAAGACTTGTATGAGAAGAAACACAATTTCTATCCGAATGCGGCAGACAACATGCTACTT GCGGAGGGTCATCTATACAACTATAGGCATGCTACTACTATGCTTGGCAACATGCCGGAGGATGTTCCACTATCACATTTAGGCATGTTGCGAGAGATGCAGACAATGTCACTCGAATGCTTGCAACGCACGGGACACGGGAATCTAGTCCCACCCATTGAAACCGATCATCCAAGCCCTCAACGCCAACCTCCTCCTAGATATCATTTACGTCACTTGGAGCATAGGCTTACCCCTATCCGTGAGGAGGAGACACCTACCGGTTCAAGTTCAAGACCAAAGAAGACTCGCTCAAGATTAGGCTAA